The proteins below are encoded in one region of Phaseolus vulgaris cultivar G19833 chromosome 1, P. vulgaris v2.0, whole genome shotgun sequence:
- the LOC137815048 gene encoding uncharacterized protein, producing MGLWTILEGFLLLANALAILNEGRFLAPRGWGFTDFSGGRTKSFKGQLIGLIYATQYLRVPLILLNSICIILKFVSG from the coding sequence ATGGGTTTGTGGACTATACTTGAGGGGTTTTTGCTTCTTGCAAATGCATTGGCAATATTAAATGAGGGTCGTTTTCTTGCACCTAGAGGATGGGGTTTCACAGATTTCTCAGGAGGAAGGACTAAGTCGTTCAAAGGCCAGCTTATAGGTCTCATTTATGCAACTCAGTACCTTAGAGTTCCTCTCATACTTCTCAACTCCATTTGCATTATTCTCAAATTCGTGTCTGGATGA